A genomic segment from Aspergillus puulaauensis MK2 DNA, chromosome 1, nearly complete sequence encodes:
- the PEP1_1 gene encoding pepsin-like aspartic protease (COG:O;~EggNog:ENOG410PH8I;~InterPro:IPR021109,IPR034163,IPR001461,IPR001969, IPR033121;~MEROPS:MER0001437;~PFAM:PF00026;~SECRETED:SignalP(1-20);~go_function: GO:0004190 - aspartic-type endopeptidase activity [Evidence IEA];~go_process: GO:0006508 - proteolysis [Evidence IEA]): protein MVVFSKVVSAAVGLAAVASAVPTSNPRQGFTLDQILSPKSSQGINFPKMYGKTLAKYGAPIPDRLRDAEGHGTAVTTPQEYDIMYLTPVDVGGTKLNLDIDTGSADLWVFSDKLPAEQQKGHSVYKPSDHSKKLDGYSWEISYGDGSSASGDVYKDTVTLGGITAQDQAVEAASKISDQFAQDEHNDGLLGLSFSSINTVEPKSQTTFFDTVKSQLDTPVFAAALKYHQPGSYDFGFIDHAKYKGELAYADVDKSQGFWMFSAEASGIKFDAIADTGTTLIMIDPLIVIQYYLQVPGAIDNILVGGWTIPCDADLPDFTIDIDGYKAVIPGKHVNYAPVTDGSNTCLGGIQDNLGMQFSILGDIFLKSQYVVFDDEGPRLGFAPQA, encoded by the exons ATGGTTGTCTTCAGCAAGGTTGTCTCAGCGGCTGTCGGCCTCGCCGCCGTCGCTTCTGCGGTGCCCACATCCAACCCTCGCCAGGGCTTTACTCTCGACCAAATTCTAAGCCCAAAGTCCAGCCAGGGTATCAACTTCCCAAAGATGTACGGGAAAACATTGGCTAAATACGGCGCCCCCATTCCTGATCGCCTCCGAGATGCTGAGGGTCATGGTACCGCTGTGACCACTCCCCAAGAGTACGACATCATGTATCTGACTCCAGTCGATGTCGGTGGCACAAAGTTGAATCTGGACATCGACACAGGATCTGCAGATCT atGGGTGTTTTCCGACAAGCTTCCAgctgagcagcagaagggcCATAGTGTCTACAAGCCTTCCGATCATTCTAAGAAGCTGGACGGTTACAGTTGGGAAATTTCGTATGGTGATGGTAGCAGCGCAAGCGGTGATGTCTACAAGGATACCGTTACACTTGGCGGAATTACTGCACAAGACCAGGCAGTTGAAGCCGCTTCTAAGATCAGTGACCAATTCGCCCAGGACGAGCACAATGACGGTCTGCTCGGCCTATCATTCAGCTCCATCAACACTG TTGAACCTAAGAGTCAAACCACCTTCTTTGATACCGTCAAGTCTCAGCTCGACACTCCTGTCTTCGCTGCAGCGCTCAAGTACCACCAACCCGGAAGCTACGACTTTGGTTTCATCGACCACGCCAAATACAAGGGCGAGCTCGCCTACGCGGACGTGGACAAGTCCCAGGGATTCTGGATGTTCTCAGCTGAAGCCTCCGGAATCAAGTTCGACGCAATCGCCG ATACTGGTACCACCCTCATAATGATCGACcccctcatcgtcatccagTACTACCTCCAAGTGCCCGGTGCCATCGACAACATTCTAGTAGGCGGCTGGACCATCCCCTGTGACGCCGATCTCCCCGACTTCaccatcgacatcgacgGCTACAAGGCTGTCATTCCAGGCAAGCACGTCAACTACGCCCCCGTGACCGACGGCTCCAACACCTGCCTTGGTGGTATCCAAGACAACCTGGGCATGCAGTTCTCCATCCTCGGAGACATCTTCCTGAAGAGCCAATATGTCGTTTTCGACGACGAGGGTCCTCGTCTTGGATTTGCGCCTCAGGCTTAA
- a CDS encoding uncharacterized protein (COG:K;~EggNog:ENOG410PJRC;~InterPro:IPR036864,IPR001138;~PFAM:PF00172;~go_function: GO:0000981 - DNA-binding transcription factor activity, RNA polymerase II-specific [Evidence IEA];~go_function: GO:0008270 - zinc ion binding [Evidence IEA];~go_process: GO:0006355 - regulation of transcription, DNA-templated [Evidence IEA]) has translation MMATQDGQQDNGLYSRETSARRSQSPSNIQHRRGYQACDPCRKRKVKCDLGSVDNPRPPPCVRCRRESKRCEFSATRRKRKTSDVESNVDDVLRRDKRMMTGDTASKAEPSPSARSSSFPQTELPTFDTPGQSQPKWINKSPSNGHLPQPSNGSQSYGANLPTSTAQFTDLRNTRHPVYSVGERSSVPRFSLEGNQPMMNRTAVELLSPAISNSHDALHLLSEAAGRTEDLNRQSLENRYTAARQSGSSFTSPMSTMTQAGTPRSAGGSFSRQHRSGTVQSTNYFQGSGLASGESHLDTRDRTSSAGHPSDSGYLDAVKAWSRLRFVRAGWLSVEESMAYVAYYYEHLAPLSPIVIPDFSHPSTHRTLLTDEPVLAVTILTAASRHMKPSGDGAHSRAFYIHDRLWSYLRGMIERLFWGQEKFGGNGIGISKPRSYLTTTSAKISHKGNLRSLGTIEALLILTDWHPRNLHFPPGDDENALIDLDVHTGLHDKDLENDHENTHNRGSSGVPEGRLAFQTWLEPAWRSDRMSWMLLSTAQALAFELGVFDNKSDAKLSTESLAEQTRKRRLRRLILVYITQSSGRLGIPSMLPLTQWSDDIQPTPLTGSKANEIDKMHDCWLGISKIMYKANQYLFASNEQTSELIRSGRYRDQIDRFQPFLREWRQTIDSTELHPAMRHILMIEYEYTRVYVNSLALQAVVDRWTTMSNEAAQANNKPGSATGSGSYNVLMELYRVNEPFIQEVVDASRKILTTVLEDLVPGDHLKHAPVRTCFRLLSGMIFILKTFTLGAKEDDVRISLDLQDRTVEALRTCVVDDIHLSHAIARLVELLTTNIRTRFLRFAPLDRSGDNESHDRTSAPTSRAQSPPTTRRDAINNHNWTPGHSAHNQNLGYTDTHPPVTTTPITSVHDPLAGIPAQPINSSNINVSFMPPPPSVYYNFYEPRTTTPSGDMDGSGSSAMPPQSMGETQNQPGVSDWFALPLDQFFNSSTAVVDQGLGGTGPMVGEFDMLEVLLNEQYDGSSEGLESGVGGLSSQFMQS, from the exons ATGATGGCAACACAAGACGGGCAGCAGGATAACGGCCTTTATTCTCGCGAAACATCTGCCCGCAGATCACAGTCCCCATCGAATATCCAACATCGTCGCGGCTATCAGGCTTGCGATCCGTGTCGCAAGCGCAAAGTCAAGTGTGACCTTGGGA GTGTTGATAACCCCCGCCCGCCACCATGTGTGCGATGCCGACGTGAGAGTAAGCGCTGCGAGTTCTCCGCCACACGGCGCAAACGCAAGACTTCCGACGTGGAGAGCAATGTCGATGATGTTCTTCGTCGCGACAAGCGAATGATGACCGGGGATACTGCTTCCAAAGCCGAGCCTTCACCCAGCGCGagatcctcttcttttccacaGACAGAGCTTCCTACATTTGACACCCCCGGTCAATCGCAGCCAAAGTGGATCAACAAATCTCCTTCGAACGGTCATCTACCACAGCCGAGCAACGGTAGTCAGAGTTACGGTGCGAATTTACCTACGTCTACAGCACAGTTCACGGATTTAAGGAATACAAGGCACCCGGTGTATTCCGTTGGGGAGCGGTCGTCTGTCCCAAGGTTTAGCCTCGAGGGCAACCAGCCCATGATGAACCGTACTGCTGTTGAGCTACTATCACCCGCGATCAGTAACAGCCATGATGCTTTGCATCTTTTGTCGGAGGCTGCCGGAAGGACCGAGGACTTGAATCGTCAAAGCCTAGAGAACCGGTATACTGCGGCCCGGCAGTCAGGCTCGTCGTTCACATCACCCATGTCGACCATGACCCAGGCGGGAACCCCACGAAGCGCGGGCGGTTCGTTTTCACGACAACATCGATCAGGAACTGTGCAGTCTACAAACTACTTCCAGGGCAGTGGGCTGGCTTCTGGGGAGTCTCATTTGGACACTCGCGACCGAACGAGTTCTGCAGGACATCCCTCGGACTCGGGCTATCTGGATGCTGTCAAGGCATGGTCTCGGCTACGGTTTGTCCGTGCTGGCTGGCTTTCGGTCGAGGAGTCAATGGCCTACGTTGCATA TTACTATGAGCACCTCGCACCTCTGAGTCCAATAGTAATTCCCGACTTCTCGCATCCTTCAACACATCGCACTCTCCTCACTGATGAGCCGGTCCTGGCGGTAACGATATTGACCGCTGCATCGAGACATATGAAGCCGAGCGGAGACGGCGCGCACTCCCGAGCCTTTTACATACATGACCGCCTTTGGTCGTATCTGCGTGGAATGATTGAGCGCTTGTTCTGGGGCCAGGAGAAGTTTGGTGGGAACGGCATCGGCATCAGCAAACCCCGGTCCTATTTAACGACCACCTCCGCCAAGATCAGTCACAAGGGAAACCTGAGATCTTTGGGTACGATTGAAGCTCTGTTGATTCTTACAGACTGGCACCCACGCAATCTGCATTTCCCTcctggtgatgatgagaatgCACTCATTGATCTTGACGTACACACTGGCTTGCACGACAAAGATCTGGAAAACGATCATGAAAACACCCACAATCGAGGCTCCAGCGGCGTACCTGAGGGCAGACTGGCCTTTCAGACATGGCTGGAACCCGCTTGGCGGTCAGATCGGATGTCATGGATGTTGCTCAGTACCGCGCAAGCGTTAGCATTTGAGTTGGGCGTATTTGACAACAAGAGCGATGCCAAATTATCCACCGAATCGTTAGCTGAGCAAACCCGGAAACGTCGACTTCGTCGCCTCATCCTTGTGTATATTACGCAAAGCAGTGGTCGCCTGGGCATACCCTCTATGCTTCCACTGACGCAGTGGTCGGATGATATCCAGCCCACTCCTCTGACTGGCTCCAAGGCCAACGAGATCGATAAGATGCATGATTGCTGGCTTGGCATATCTAAGATTATGTACAAAGCTAATCAGTATCTGTTTGCGTCCAATGAGCAGACGTCTGAACTTATACGGAGTGGGCGGTATCGAGATCAGATTGACAGATTTCAGCCCTTCCTTCGAGAGTGGCGGCAAACCATTGATTCCACTGAGT TGCACCCGGCAATGAGGCACATCTTGATGATCGAATATGAATATACCC GAGTATACGTCAACTCCTTAGCATTACAAGCAGTGGTCGATCGGTGGACAACAATGTCAAACGAGGCGGCACAGGCTAACAACAAACCCGGTTCCGCAACCGGGAGCGGGTCATATAATGTGTTGATGGAATTATACCGCGTCAATGAGCCTTTTATTCAAGAGGTGGTGGATGCATCTCGCAAGATCCTGACAACAGTGCTCGAGGACCTTGTTCCTGGAGACCATTTGAAACATGCTCCTGTTCGAACCTGCTTCCGGCTTCTCTCCGGGATGATATTTATTCTCAAA ACCTTCACCCTTGGTGCTAAAGAAGATGATGTGCGCATCTCCCTTGATCTTCAAGACCGCACTGTTGAAGCACTGCGAACGTGCGTTGTCGATGACATCCACCTAAGTCACGCCATCGCCCGCCTCGTCGAGCTCTTGACAACAAATATCCGCACCCGCTTCCTCCGCTTCGCCCCATTAGACCGTAGCGGTGATAACGAAAGCCATGATCGAACATCTGCACCAACATCCCGGGCTCAATCGCCACCAACCACCCGCCGCGATGCCATAAACAACCACAACTGGACGCCAGGGCACTCAGCGCATAACCAGAACCTGGGGTACACAGACACCCACCCGCCGgtaacaacaacacccatAACCTCAGTTCACGACCCCCTCGCCGGCATCCCAGCACAACCAATCAACTCCTCCAACATCAATGTCAGCTTCATGCCTCCCCCACCATCAGTATATTACAACTTCTACGAACCACGCACCACCACGCCCTCAGGCGATATGGACGGTTCAGGCTCCTCAGCCATGCCGCCTCAGTCCATGGGCGAAACCCAGAACCAACCCGGAGTTTCAGACTGGTTTGCACTTCCGCTCGACCAGTTCTTCAATTCTTCGACCGCGGTCGTGGATCAAGGTCTGGGTGGCACGGGACCCATGGTGGGAGAGTTCGATATGCTTGAGGTCTTGCTCAATGAGCAGTATGATGGGAGCAGCGAGGGGCTTGAGTCTGGAGTCGGAGGGTTGTCTTCGCAGTTTATGCAGTCGTAG